The Capsicum annuum cultivar UCD-10X-F1 chromosome 1, UCD10Xv1.1, whole genome shotgun sequence sequence ttatcttttcttgatatgttaaaagtgaaaatttacttttgaaatgctggacaagtaaaagtgaacggaaAAGAGTAATATGATGATACCTAATGACCAATGAGAATAGCTTGAAGATCAGTTCTTCAAGGTTCTTAAACTTTACTATATGGGAGAAAAGGTAACTGCACTTACTGAATCTGACGACAAGAAAGTGCAAAAATGAAGTGACAAAATAGACAGTTTGATAGCTTTACCTCACTCACTGAGTTGACAATATCCCATTCATAGGTGCTCACATGGGATCACACTCTTCTCAGCCACCTACTAGGGGACCAATTATTTTCCATTAACAATATGATCATCAGAATTTCATTTCCATTTATTGGTAAAGGGTGTGTGATAGAGCCTCATAAGAGTGggacaaatatcaaattttttctcTTGATCTTTAGTAACAGTCTAAATTAGTGCTTACATTGGAAGAAACTTTGTTGTAATGTACCATTTATACAAGTAGTTGATATTCAATGAAAATTACATATGATGACAATAAAtcgatttttatatattttgaatatcaACATATATTAACGTACATTAAGGATAACAATTGAAGTACAATAGTAATTCACACTACTTCTGTACTTCTTTTAAGCATTTTATACTAAtgggaatacatgcatgcatgatCCACTAAGGCTATACTTCAACAGGAGAATAACAAGGGAACTGGAAAAGATGGTCCTATTTGTTATTGGTTCTTTAAGGTGTTGAATATATATGGTAGGAGTTATGAAGTTCAAGGAATGTAGCCACCATGGCCACATCCTTCACCACTTCCACCACCCCTCCATATCCACCTCCATGTTCACCTCCGTAAGCTCCTCCTGTGCCACCACCTGCACCTCTACCGCTTCCATATCCACCACCTGCAGCTCCTACTGAACCATAGCCTCCTCCACTACCTCCTCCATGTCCACCTCCCTCTCCATATCCACTACCAGGTATTACCCCAGCTCCTCCATAGCCACCACCACTTCCTCCCCCTTCTCCGCCCCCGTACCTGCCTCCTGGAACCCCTCCTGCATCAtaaccaccaccactaccaccccCTCTTCCACCACCATATGCACCTCCATGTTCTACACCTCCACCACCACCATATGCACCTCCATGTTCTGCACTTCCTCCATATCCACCACCACAGCcactacc is a genomic window containing:
- the LOC107873506 gene encoding glycine-rich cell wall structural protein 1.8-like, coding for MCLEKIEGAKNPANMLTKCVDVGGGGSESGGGYGEGVEHRGAYGGGGGGGSGCGGGYGGSAEHGGAYGGGGGVEHGGAYGGGRGGGSGGGYDAGGVPGGRYGGGEGGGSGGGYGGAGVIPGSGYGEGGGHGGGSGGGYGSVGAAGGGYGSGRGAGGGTGGAYGGEHGGGYGGVVEVVKDVAMVATFLELHNSYHIYSTP